The Rhododendron vialii isolate Sample 1 chromosome 3a, ASM3025357v1 nucleotide sequence TCTTGGCTACAACATCTAGTGATGGCTCAGGTAGAATATGGAAGGCAGATGATGGTGTTCCGGTGACTTCTTTGATGCGCAACTCGGTATAGTTCATTTAATCTCCCAACAATTAGCTCTACAACGCTATTAGTTATGCTTCTTTGTGGGTTCCTGGCTTGATTCACATCCTCTCTTTCTCTGCACCAGGATGAAAAGATAGAACTATGCCGGTTTTCAAAGGATGGGACAAAACCATTTTTATTTTGCACTGTTCAAAAAGGTATTCATCTGTAACTTCCGAGACATAAGATTCACTATTGCAGCACTTCCTATAGTCCTTGTATAAAACAGCTTAACAAAGCCTAATCCCAGCTAGTGGGGTTTAGCTACAAGAGTTCATTTTTCCTGTTACCACGTTTTGGAGGCGTATCTTTAGTCAAATTCAAGGCTACCATGTCCTTGTGAATGTATATTATCGTATCTTCTATTTTAGGTAGTATCATGATCTTATCATGTCGTGATCGTATCTTGTAGTATTTTCCATTTTAGGCAGATTTTCTCTATTTAAACGTGTATTAGCTTTTTATTTCATATGTACTTCAATCAGTAATAAAATTTAGTTTTCTCCTTCTTTATCAGCTCTTCTTCTTTATCcgctcttcttcttttctggaAACTTACAGTCCTTTCACTGCCTCaagctatgttacatggattcTTCATTTTGGCTGAAGTACCCGTGTCGATGTGTCCTATACCCAATATCCATTTTGACACTCGAGTCCTCTACTTGTTATGATATTTACAGAAAAATTAATGTCAAATTAGCTAAAAAACGATATTTCTATTCTCACATGGACagaaaatagcaaaaacatatttttcgTAACCTCTTCTTGTTTAAATACTGGACATTTCTAAACAATGTTCTAAGAGTCGCTCGGCGCTAGTCGGGCAGTCGGGCACCTTTAAGCGGTTAATTGGATTAATCAGTGCATATTAGTTAGTAATCAGTGATTAATcattagtcggacctaatcagTTAGGCCCTGCCTGCCAatttaattccttgttttagaacactgtttTTAAATATAATTTACCATACATGATCTGGAAAAATTACGCAATATATTCTTCAAACAAGTGTTCAGGACATGTCCTtgtatccataccaatttgggGACAGATATCCGAGTATCCTAAtatttaagtttaggaaggtccGACACTTGCACCCGCACCGGATACTCGCCCCCAAGCTTAGTTGcaggaatttaaaaaaaattcaatgtggGTGGCGAATCCACCTCGGAATCTCACTCTCGGGCTCCCAAGTCAGGAACCTCGCTCCCATTGAGAAGGAACCCGCTCCCAACTAGGATATAACCTCTTAGGCATATaaatcccaaaagaaacaaaaataaaatataccaAGCAAGATAAAAGACAAAGTAATGATAAGatattagaaaaaatattaaCTTAAATTTGCTCAATTACATAATTTTACTTAGTTACTAATACAATCTTTGCAATTGACATGAATGATGCATAATAATATTTACTTGCATTACATATTTTCATGTATTATTCCTAAACGCTACCCGTCCTGAAAGAGGAGCCCATATAGTTCCCCACCACCGATCCCGCTCCCGCCCTTGCTTTGTGCAACTAAGATATGGAGAACAACTGGAATCACATattaaaactatatatatatagttttgcATTTTaagtggtagaataatattcCCTTTTTGACATCTAACTAcattaaaatacataaaaataactAATTTTTCGTAAATGCTCCCGACAAcgctcccacacttctatgatcatccgctcccccgcccttgctcccgctcccgcttcaTGCAACTAAGCCCccaagtccatgtaacataggcgTCAAGTCATACTGATCTTGACGTGGCACCTGTTCTACCAGTGTCAAATCACTTATTCTAACTAGTTGCTAAATTAACTCTTATCCTATTTATTGGTGATTGTTTCCACTTCCAACTTCCAATGTAGCATTTATTTACTACCCATAGCACTCATTCATCATGAAATCCACATTTCAGCTACACTTCTACAAAATCCTTCCCCCCTTTTTGCCTTATTCCATGCAAAGTTTTAACTTCAAATATCCTTGTCTGTATGAAGCAGGTAATAAAGCACTCACTGCCGTTTGGGACATCAGTACGTGGGAAAGAATTGGGCACAAGAGACTACTTAGAAAGCCTGCTTCTAAAATGTCTGTCAGTCTGGACGGGAAATATCTTGCTTTGTAAGTGCTCTTTGGATCTTTTGCACTTCTGTTCACCAAGTATGCTTTTGAACAAGATGGGAAAAAAATGCAGACTACTAATTCTTTGTTCATTTGAGATAGCTGAAACTTTGTATTTGCAAGGAAACTTGTAGATGTGGAGCAAATTTATTGTTTTATTGTTAGCATCTGTCTTAAACTTCGAACATGGAAATGTGTTTCTGTTGTACACTTTTTTACCATTAGGTTTGTCTTTATGCAATTTAGTCATGGAAATTAGCTTAATCTCATTAACTCAGGAATAAGTAGTTTGTTTagaaggcttttttttttctggtttctGCAAATGTTCTTTATATCTTTCTGCAGTATATCATCTGCATTTGGGTTAGATTCTTGGATGTAGTTTGGGATGAAATGCTTATACATCTATTTTTTTACTTCTAAACTTTTAAATTAGGATATATGGATGAATTGGCAGATATCCTCCTCTCATTCCTTTGCGGGAAAAAGGTTTTTTGATCTGGCATTTTAAATGGGATGTTTTCTGGAGATTGATCAGGCATTTCGTCCTTGTTCCACTTGCTAACTTTCTTCTTTGCAATACTGTCATATATTAACTCTTATACAGTAACTGTTTCCCTTTCTTTTGGATTGGTATGGGAATGGGATTCAGAAGCCTCAATCATCTTATTATCGTCAAAGTTTCTTAGTTCCATTTTGCTGTCAGGTTGCTTGCTCTGGATAGTGTTATCTTTTTGACAGACCCTCACTGCTCTGTACCCAACCAAAAATTCAGCTTGATCCTTCATTTGCAGAAAGTAGTGCCAACAGATTTTTCTTAGGGCAAGATTCTTCAGGCTGTTTGTAAATGGTCTTTAGAACTTTTCAAGGTAGAATCCTCATTATGCTGTACATGACTTGCTGGAAAAGGTACAAAATCCATAGTTTGATGAGCCATGTTTAGGAACTATCGATCTTGTAGAACAGGAATTTGATGACATTGATTGTCACTTCTTgtattctttttctattttgtcaCAACACTATTCTAGTTTGCTCCTTGGTTGTGATTTTGGTTTGAATCTTAATCAAATTTTCAAGAGGAAGCAAAGACGGGGACGTATGTGTAGTTGAGGTTAAGAAAATGGTGATCAGCCACTGGAGTAAGAAGCTTCATTTGGGTTCATGCATTGCGTCACTCGAGTTCTGTCCCAGTGAAAGGTAAAATTCAACTGATCTTACCTAATCCTGATGtttgtgaaaaaaaagaaattctgGTTGTTTTCAGTAACTTTGGGTTCATATTTTCTTCCAGTATGTGCAAATGTGAAATATCACGATTGCAATAAATGCTAAGATAGAAAGTGTATTTCAATTTGTCTAAAAAAACGCTTGCACAGACTTCTTAGACTGCGATTGTAGCGATAATAACTTGgggaaaggaagaaaaggatTATTTTAACATCATTTTGCTATAGGACTTGTATATTGAATTTCTGCATGAGATATACAATGTGCTATTAAAATCGGATATGATCTTTCGTCTCgggatttatatatttattattattattattattattattatttattatttattatttattatttattatttatttatgtttttgtgtgtgtgtggatttCTCTTGGAGAAGTTTGTGAGGCTAACTGATATATAATgacagtttttgttttttctccgATAAGTTATgaggtatatatataagtttttATATACCAGGTACTATGGGTCATCTGGTTACTTAAGATTTTCTGTTTCTCGGAATACACGACATGCAATCTACCACAAAATAGTGCGATAAGGGTTGGTTGCAAAGAAAAATGAGGACAGGGCCCGGTAGCACAGTGGATACTTAACTAAGGGTATGTTTGATTCGATGGAATCAAAGTTGGAATGGAATGGTCATTTTCATTCCACTAAAAAACCAAAGGAATTGCCATTCCATTTCTTCgccacaccaaaattactagtgcCACTCCAAGATTCACTAttgtcactccaaaaattactattgccactccaaaattACTATCgccacaccaaaaattactattgcttctccaaaaattactattgccacaccATTCCATTGCGGATGAGAATGGCTATTCTTAAGCACAACAAAACTTGGGAGTGGATATTCCAATCTCATTTCCTCCAATTCCATTCCAACCTCAATTCCATTCTATTGTCAATTCCATcccatcaaaccaaacatacccAAAGTTGAAAGACAAATGTTTCCAATCAAATCACTCCCATATTTAGGAGTATCGTAAGATGTTCCAGCCAATTAGTCTGTACTAGCAATCTTTGTTCCCCATAACACCAGCTGCAGCGTTCACCATTTGTGTTTTTCTTCCTCATACTGAGGCGATCGTGTTTCAGGTGGTACTTAATGAGATATAAAAACAGAAATAAGGAATGGCAATTGAAAGAATTCCTCATTTAGGAAGGAAAAAGGGAAGGAAAGGAATGGAGCTTCGGGTTATGCCTCCTGGCTGACCTTGTTCTTCCTGTCCAGAAGTGGTAGAAAGGATGAGGTAAAAGAGGGAAGGTTCAATTCTAGTATGAAAATACATGATTTCTTCCTTGTCACCTTCCTGATCAACCAAATAGGAGGTTCCTTTCCTGGCACTTTTTGCTTCCCTTCTATCTTCCCTTCTGATTTCTGATCCCTTGTATATCAGAACAGTTGGAAAGCCAAGATAGTATTAAATGAAAACTTGAGGATAAATGTTGCTAGTTATTGATTTGGTTGGCAAGTCTATTTGTTTCTAGATTGGTTATTTGCACACAGAAAATAAGCAAGAAACAGTATGTGCGTTAGAAAAAGCAATACTTGAGAAATCTTTACAGGTAGGCTGGTTCTTTCTCTTACTGCTGTTGTATAGTCAGTTTGTTTGGCCAAACATTTTGATATCCCTCGTTATCTTGAATCAGGCCCGGCAATAATGATTGTGTCTGTTCCACGTTCATAGAGCCATTCTTTGGAACCAAATCATGTTTCCAATTGTCATTTACTCCTTTGTGTCCTACActtctctctttccatcttACCCAAACAGCTTTCAGGACACACATGAACTTCTGTTTAATTCGTCAAACCATTGTGATAATCAACTGTTGAAGTCTTGTATACTGTACTAGCCGCAGGAATATCACAATTTTGAAACTCTATGCATGGCGTGCTGTTCCTTTCCCTTCAACTTTCTGGTCCTGGATTGACACCATGGAATTATGTGAATTGATACTGTGTACCTATGTTCCAATTCTTCCAAGTAAATTATTCCATGGGTATCTACACAGCTGCTGCCACGTGGCATCCATTAGGGATCCTCTGGTGAGGTGGATCATCCTCCAACCTCTTATAGGTGTTGGCCCACGCATGCTACCGGGATCTTACATTTTCTGGCTCCTTCTCTAACCTCCAGTTGAGTGCTCCTCATCACAGGCAACCCAGAAGGCTATGTCCAGCCCTCTTTCTCTCCCACCATCGACATATAACACTCTATTACTTTTCTTTTAGTTGCACTGCACTTTATGTACTGTAATATCTAAagcctttttggtgacaaatTTGAAGCTCCGTCACAAAATAATTTCCACAATTGTTTCTTCAAAAATTACTAAGTGTTTACAACTACTTTTAATGTTCATTAAATAACTGTTATGGGCAAAGAACTAGTAATCAATTAAAAACCACCTTATCAAAACCACTACAACAATATCAATAAAGATAGGATGTCTAAATTGAATTGCCACCCCTCTAGTTTATGGAAAAAGGGCTGATCTATAGAGATACGTGGAGTTATTCTTTGGCGTTGATGGGAAGGCTGGTTTCTTTGATAATTGATGAATATCAGCGGCAAGTCAGTTGTTCTTGTCATTGGATGCCTGGGATGTTTTTGCTCCAAGTTCTGGTTAGGGTATGGTAAGAGCACAAAGGCGCTTTTCTCATGATCATATGATGCACCCGACTCTGATGTGCATGTTTTAAATAGGATGTCTAAGTGGAATTGTTAAGGTTGTTTTTTGGACGGAGAAGTTGTGGAAGGATTTATAGAGAAATGGAAAAGACGGGTGAAAAATGAAGTCAAAAAGCTACATTTATTTTTGGATTCCTGTCATTTCTATCCCAAGTTAATTTGCTTTGAAATCTTTGCTTGAAACATAGCCTATAAAGCTTTATAGGAAGAACTAGGTTCTAGCTGTTATCCGGTAGAGATTTCTTATATTTTGCTTGACGAGTTATCATGACTAGATCTAACAAGGAATTAGATGCAGTGGATCATTCACATGTAAGGATACTTGATCTCCAAAGTCGATGCATCTATTGCTGGTCACAAAATTAACGTTTAAAACTCTGCATTGATCTATAACTATAAGCCTACAGCTCCTAATCTCACTCTTGTTATGTTTTGtgttctgttttggtttggtttgtgggaAAATGGAGGAGGGGGGTGAGAatggttgggtttttttttgtggctTGTCGTTATAAGCTATTGTTGGACTGTTTATTTCACTTTTAAACTTCGAACTCAACGTAAACATTTGTTGTTGGGACATATTCTGCAGAGTTGTGCTTACTACTTCTAAGGAATGGGGAGCCATGGTGACTAAGCTTACTGTTCCTGCTGATTggaaaggtctctctctctctctctctctctctctcctaagtTTGCTATATGAGGCTGATGCCTTGTTTTTTCTGTGCAGATTGGCAGAtttatttgcttcttttgggATTATTTTTGGCATCAGCTGTTGCATTCTACGTAGTTTTTGAGAAGTCCGATTGGTTTTGGAACTTCCCCATTGGTAGGGATCAACCTGCTAGACCAAACCTTGAATCTCTTATAGGAGATCCACAATCCGatgatcaaaatatttgggGTGCTTTCGGAGTGGGTATGTAAGCTGTTGCAAAGTTATCCGAAAGGTGGAATTAGCCCTGGGTTACGAATTAAGGTCCCACTTTTTGCTTGgcctttttcctttctctaaCTCGGATTAGCCATTGTTGGCCTTCAACATGTTGTTTTTGTATCTTTTGGGGGAAATTGTATCTAGATGTAGACTGCTCTCTGTTTCTTGTCCTTTCAGCCGAGGGTATGTCATATTTTTGTTACTGAATTGTTTACTAACTTTAGCGATTGCCGAAAAACATTTTCCGTTAGTGTAAAAGAAAGCTGTAAACATTATGGTATTTCTTCTGTTTCGGCTCATGTGCATGCTTATGTATTTTTAAGGAAATGTGATTGTGAGTGACTAGCCCCTTTGCATTTGCTCAATATCTACTACTGTCATGCAGCAGTATCAAAATTTTACTTTGGAAGCAATTAtccttatttaaaaattatcgctattttttttttgtaatttaggTTAATTCCCTAATTAGTTTCTTTATCATAGTATTTTCCTTTGTACTCGCATGATAAATATTTTAGATTCCCCaattgcttttgtttttatctCCGGTCACCTTAAGTACTTTTATATGAACTTTTATTTGCATCTACTTATTTGATGTTGGATTTCACATAACAGACTTGCGTTTTAGTATTCTCAATCTCTTTTAATGATGTCGGTCGCTTTCATCATCGATTACTGTAAGCAAGGCCGGCTCATGGCGTAAGCCGGGGAAGCGGCTGCTTTCGGGCCCcgaattttgatccaaaattgaAGTTGCACTGTAATGTAATttacatattaatattagaatgtttctaaataaaaacacaattgtatcttattttcttcaaaaactcttgcaataatatatttttacatttatattgtcataattgtatccttttagtttgatttttttttttttgttatttttgtatttttatcatttttttttaaaaactcatgAATATGTATGGAGGTCAATATAGGAAATTCACTTCGAGCCTCTAAAATATATTAGCCAGCCCTGACTGTAAGTTAATCATCAACTAAAACTTTATGGGTCTAATATTGTTACGCAAAATTACATCATATTTTTGTTTAATGTTACAGTCCCCCAAAAGCTTAAATAATTATATGCTAGCTAAATGTGATATCCCACTATTGAGGTGCTaatatacaaaagaaaaacgaaaattaaTTGATGTAATCCCACGGCCCAAAATCATTTTACTACAGTACGAAAATAAATAGTTAACTCCAATTCGTCCGATTAAGATTATACCACGTAAAATACTAAGGATCATGTGAAAGTCAATTTACATCAAACATGCCAAATTAACATGTAGAAAAATAGGACAGGGTGTCACAGTTTTACTTTAAAAGCTACAAACACGTGCAAAGAAAGATTTTAaggtttgtttggaacctatggaaaagaaaagaaacgaaggaaaaataatttttcattatttcgTTTGAGAGgaaataagaaggaaaataacaaaataaaaaataattttcctccacaatttcctttcctttcctttcctttcttttcttttttccaaattccAAACTTGCCCTTAATCTAGCAAACTACAAGTATCTTtagataaagaaaaatgaatttctACACTTCCCTTTTAGTCATCtacactcttttttcttttttgtctttatccacatgaatttacgATATTGTCCTTGAATGTGTGAAGAAGTGTATtgaaaaaatggcaaaataataaattcaaatggataaagactaaaaaaaaaaaaaaaaagagtgtggatGACTAAAAagagagtgtagaaatcaattccatGATAAAACCCAAACCATTGtttcatttttggaaaatgattttcgcgtacaatttctcttttcaaaagTTGTCTTCTAATCTCAAGCTAAAAGTAACACTCTCTCAAAAAGGAACTTGTTGTAGGGAGAAATAGTTAAGAAACTTGTTATATGGGAGAAATAGTTAAGAATGAGAGATTTATTATAAGAAGGAATTTGTTTGGTAATTGAAATGAATGGAATAAAGTGGGTGGATAAAAAAGCAATATGAGAGTTTACTTAATTACCTGTTGTAATGAAATACAAAATGGAGTTAGAGGTAGGGCTGCACACGGTAATAGGATTCTTTACGAATCCAATTCTAATTCAAGAGTCATAGCTTTATAAAATGCAATTTATGTCTGGATCAAATGTCATACGGATTGGTTTCAATCCAATTTGTGAGTCACGGCTTTATAAAATGCAATCTGTGTTTGGACCAAAAGTCATACAGTCCGATTTCAATCCAATCTGTGAGTCACAGATCGGTTCTAATTTAATTACCGAttacattcaataaaaaaaataagcaactaGAAAGTAAGTAGTATAAGCAACATATTTAGGAATTAGGGTTTAGTTTTGATTTAGGAGTATACTCCGTAATGTCAGTCAAGTGTGTAGTAGATGTGTAAGTTACTATAGTTTTATCCTATTTAGCAAAGAATTCTACTTTACCCCCAAGTTTTATATGGATATAAAGTATATCACATTAatgtaaaatactaaaatagttaaaatatttattatagtggtaaaattatttatatatccATATACGTacgtgtatttattttttatttacatatattaaaaatatttcacGGTTCGGTTTAGTTAATCCAGGATTTGTAGATAAAAATCCGTGGACCAAATTGCGAGTCATCGTTTTCTAAGTTTTGAATCCTTATCTAATCCATTAGTCCACGATTCTAATTTGAAACGAGTGGATCAATTCAGTTTTGAATGATTTTCACGATTCAGTGTATTTTCAATCATTGTATAACAACAAATACTTACACAAATTCACTCATATTCACATTGGGGCCTACATACACTACACCTCTAGTATGTGTGAGACTCCCAAaagatgtgagtgtgtgtaaagtgtttgtgtgtttgttttataatgagggtgtttccactaacaaaaaacactaacagcccttttggatggtgagaaagagTAAGATAAGAAAGGGCAGTCTTTTCTCAtaaaatctcaccatttttggtgagattgggtgagaaaggggagaagccaatcaaaatattttatttctgtacttttctttccatttctcaTCAAAATAATCAATCCAAACGAGTGATTTGACTGAAaaccaaaatcctttcttttcttttctcctgaaATCACTTCATCCAAAGGGGCCGTAAATatttaacgcattttatcatctcgtttctactaacaaaaaggTTTCAGCATTTTACTATTTCGTtgttattaacaaaaaaattctcaacgtAAATCTTTTTTATACAGAACCCTACTCacaaactcatcaacaacttattcacttttagaaataaaattgacatttctcaacaatttattcactgcTGAAAACACCTAACATATTttcaactacaaataaaaatatacaaatttttcactGCCGAAAACACCTAAACATCTTTTCAATGCCAAACGGGCCGGCCTAGAGATGGCAGTTTCGAGAATCTGCGGAAAGTTAAAGTCCTTTCTTTTACTAAACTCAATACCtataaaaacaaatcaaaatatctAACTCGAAAAATATCCACCCCCAAGATTGCTCTCCCGTCTACTCATCAGATTTGTTGcatcgactctctctctctatctctctctctctatctcctcttGCAGATTTGTTACTTCCGTTTGGTGCAGATGAATTGTCTTCACTCACTCTCCAGGCACGCTTTAAATTTCCATGTAATGTTGAGTTCTATATGTCGCCGTTTAACACTTCAAAATCTGTAAATCACTTActtatttgttttcaatttccaGATCCTCTGCTTTGCCCATTCAAACCTTCAAATTCAATGCGAGCAAGCCTCCATGTAGTGTCAGTACAGTGGTAGTGTACACTCCCGCTTTAACTTAACTCAGTTATTGAAAATTCCACAGATATACTgagtatatacacatatatttaAACATTAAACAAGGATGGACCGAGGGGCGGATGAACCCGGGTGACTGCTGCACGCATGTTTCAAATTGCTACTAGAATTTTACTAGTTTTTAGCTACAAAACGTTACAATGTTTATTGACGCCCACCCAACTATAAAATCCTGCGTCCTTTCTTGCATCCATGTATCTATATGTACTTgtatatttgtattttgtgtcTGTATACGAGGCTCAAGTTTGTTTTGCAGGGAATGATGAATTCGGTTGATCGTCCCCGTGTTATTATCGTTAAGGTACCTCACGATTCTGTAGAGGAGTTATATTGCTGATTTTGCTGCTAATTATATTGGCTCGTATTTTTTTGCCCTTGTTTAGAttatttttacctttttttaaaaatgtatttaGGGGCCAATTCATATTGAAACATTGAGATTGGAATATAGAGaacaattttttgagatattttcgCAAGTGTCATAGTCAGTTGGTTTATATGGAATATTCTTTTAGTTTGTTCTGTTGTATTTTGTCCCCCTCTTGAGATGTTTGTTCCTTTtatcatgttttcaattttgtttttgttctcattGTTCTGgcttctatttcttttttgctcCATTGGTCAATGcattcaattttatttatttattttaagttTGAGTATAATTTGAATAGTCTAATACAACTGCCAGTAAGATAATACCATCGGTGGTGGAACCGGGATTTTCTATTTTTCGGTGCCAAACAATAGAGCATTTTGTCCAATTTAACATTATTGGTAGAGTATGGGCTAAGACCAACTGCTTGGCATAGTGGTTGAGGAGCTATCGGCTTAGGCGCGATGCCTGGGTTTGTGTCACTGCCGCGAATTGCAACTTTTCCTTCCCTTACCCTTTTTGCCTAcgtaaaatactccctccgtcccaaattgttgtgtcgtttcctttttgggacttctcaaaaaattatctatgtcttttaatttataatattttttatattcaatatgggtcttgtttgatagatctcaattgattttgttaaacaaagatttcgaaatcataaaaaaccattatagattgtgaaatGTCGGCAATTTTTTGAGAggttccaaaaaggaaacatgcacagcaatttgggacagagggagtaagtCAGAGTGGGGTGGTGAAATTTTTGGGTCCATTGTTTCATGTGTTATTTCaatgttttcattttccaatttttttcattggACAAGACAAAAGCAAGCATGAAAAAGATTGTTTTCCCTTGATATTAAGAAGTGAAAACATGTGGATGAGTAGTTTCCCGTTTTTGAGACAGTCAATGGGAAATATATGATTTCCCTATCAGATAAAGAAAAGAGGGAGAACATGTTAATGCAACCAACATACCTCAACCTAAAGTTGCAGGTGGTGGGGTTGGTCCCAggtagttaaaaaaaaaaggagcccATGAACAGTTCACTTGTGTTAGAACTTAGATATTCTAGTGGTTATTTTTAGAGCTGCATCAGCAAATATATTATTCCTTTTCTGTTATTGTTTGCAACTACCTCAGATGGGTGGGTTTGTGCTACCATTTATggttttatatgtatataatgTCATTTTTAGGCAGTTTCTGGTTCGACATCCAGCACCAAGATGAGCAACGCTAATGCTAATGTCAAGGAGGAAATATCTGAAACATATAGCAACACTATGACTGAAGCTATGGGTGCTGGTAAGTTGATTCATTCCATGACTTCATGTTTTTGACTTTATGCATGGCTTAGGAGGAATTCATGGGAAGCTTCAGGCTTGCTTTACATGTTAGAGGCATAAAGATTGATCGTGACCCTGGAGTATCAAGTCGTTAACAAAATATGAACCCCAAAGTTAGGCATTTCCATGTAGGACTCTACCTAGGTGagtctttgttttt carries:
- the LOC131320838 gene encoding SEC12-like protein 1: MEGSSTRSEGSVTCGTWIRRPENAHLAVVGKARHGDQPSMLEIFSFDPKTSSLFPFPSAMYVIEEGEPVSIVVHPSGDDFVCSTTVGACKWIELRGHGDNIELLAKDVVPLQGAGLQKCLAFSFDGSRFASGGVDGNLRVFEWPSLNIILDEPRAHKSFQDMDFSLDSEFLATTSSDGSGRIWKADDGVPVTSLMRNSDEKIELCRFSKDGTKPFLFCTVQKGNKALTAVWDISTWERIGHKRLLRKPASKMSVSLDGKYLALGSKDGDVCVVEVKKMVISHWSKKLHLGSCIASLEFCPSERVVLTTSKEWGAMVTKLTVPADWKDWQIYLLLLGLFLASAVAFYVVFEKSDWFWNFPIGRDQPARPNLESLIGDPQSDDQNIWGAFGVGM